GGAGTTCTGAAGAATACCTATGTAGCTAAATTCTCTTACATATGTGTATGTTCTACTAATCCACTAATAATGCCTTTATGACGTACTATGACTGTTTGCTTTCCTAGACTAAATGTCCTAACATGTGTGATAAATATCTCTGTTTGTCAGATGAACTAAAGTAGATCCTagttcatacatacatacatacatgattATCCTACAGTAACCAATGTGTGACGTTCGCATACAATAATCAAACCAAATATAGTCCTAACATATGTGTGGTTGTCATTTAGATCTACGCTTAGGCGATTAATTGTACCTAACAGAATGAACTGTCTATTGCTACTACTCTATAAATGACAAAGCTGTTCTTAACCGGCAGAAAATGTATGAACTTTACTATCCATTCCATAGCCTAGTGAGAGATGTTTTATCTGTAACATATATCGAACTCCTATATTATCATACGCGAGTAGCTATTTATATGATATAGAAAGCAAAAAGGCAAACGAATCGCCCGATGGTGAAGGGTTGTAAATGCGTTCCGGCATTGAAGATAGAAAGATAAGAAAGATGCGGAATACGCCCCCTGTTCCTTAGTATTTCAAGAAAATCTACGTGAAATGGAACTATTTCACGCCCCCATGATTTTTTGACTAAAGCATAAGTTCTAACGTAGCTGTCTCTTATCTAAGCTATACCTAACTACATACTAGATTGACTTAGGTAATAATTTCTTATATCTAGACTATTGGCAACAGCCTCCTAGCTTACTATGTAACGACCATGCCTATGAATGCTGTCTGGCAAAAGCAGCCACTTGCGCGTCTACCACGCATAAGCGCTGCGGGTCTACCACGAATATGCATTCCCTAAGTCATGGATATTATCTATTTATCTGGGTTCTAAGTATATACTTATCCATGGAAGTATGCACTACGCTGCCTAGTACCTATAGCACAAACCTTGCCTACTCTGAGACTAGGTCGATACGAGTATATGAAAGACTGACttgaagatatttatttattcatttcattattgttattggtccctgctataaatataatttcttaacaAATCTATGACGCGAGagaaacaaatataattattttcgctTAAGATAATCGTTTTATGTACTAAAGTTATACTACATGggttttaaatttgttactattttttttcagGTATCAAGGCGCAAGAAGGTGAATTTATAATTGATTATTATGTGATGACAATTTTTAGCTGAGGAATATGAAAAGAATCCCTAACAACGGCGAGAAGAGAACGAGTAAAGAAGATTGATAAACCTATCAAGTAGACAATAACTCTAAGGATTTTTCTAAGTAGACAATAACTggaattttttttgtacatagtaACAGTTTCAGAAATAAACGTTAGGTTTCATGGCTTTTAttcaaaacacaataaaaacagaGTCCAAAATTCAGTGTACCCACTCCGCTCTCACGGCAACAAAATGTAGCCTGAATGGCTACTTTTACTTTCCTTTATTTTAGAAACCTTGGTATCCAAAATGTGCCCCAAAAGTGGTACACTTTAGATCCCTCGGTCACGGCACCAAAATGTAACTTCCCCTACCTACACCCCAAATCTACCCCATCTATTCAACCCCGGACCTAATAAAATACTGAACCTAATCGTTAACAATCCCACCTTTAAAATTACCCCTAAAATTTAccccaacaataattttaccttaacaataatttggccaagtgatcgtctagttacaggttaggacccctcgaagCGAACCGCGGTACCCtagattctttaatgagtaacaactaaatcttggactctGATTCTACCTGATTAAGTTTTACCTAGATGTTAAGACTCGGGAATTtactatactaaataatttattatgatgatAGGAAACAATCGATAGGATATTATGTTAAGATTCAACCttcagcaaaataccgtaaGACTAAGTTATTCCAAACCCTTTtccatattaaatatgacaccttataagtagaatgaaaatatataacaattgaCAAGGTATGAGCAGTGTCGTGGTAAAGGATAtaggctccgcccacacgcgcaaGGTCGTAGACGACGGGAGTAGCCTTAAGTTACAGAAATTAtcaatgatttttgatgtaatgtaaaatatatttttattaatttattagaaagatatttaggtattgcagcatatatgattatataaatataaaaatatttttggtaaaatcctgctactcctattaagtcttcggggtaacattgaagcagcactcccgggataagcccatttacacactaatattaagattaaaatattattacctatcaatCCTATCATCTTCTAAACGAGGTGTGAACGGATCACGcgtgctgcctctaatgctagatgcaggtctgaagactcttactccgattagcaatatcaatcgggccacctactatcttattagccagacgggctatgaccaacgcttcgcAACCCTATACAAACCTAGGGGCTGACGAAgagaagcgataagtattcgtcagacaccaATTACTTATCTTTTATATCCAAAAgctaaggctactaagccatTACCCAGTCCCCATAGCTAAAAGTAGGCTGAATTTCTAGgcctttcaaatgtataaacgaagtacaagtttaactcattactgtactttatgagatcgaaCTATCAAGGTGAGtattattccactcaaagattccaatggactgcgctcgcctgccaaagggtctctaaaacaaaccattcttttatcccagaatagtctgtgttcctaaacccaacttgatatgtaaggattgaatatataaataccttaggACCTGATCGAATACTCAGTACTTCGTCTCTACaccaaaaacccagaaatgaaaataaatagatataagatgttACAGATAACCCTCAACTTTCCACTCAGAGTAACAGTCtggaagatttaggtaattaaaacCCATTACCGGTATTTCACTAATATTATCATTAATACACGTTATAAAACATAGCTTCACGTCATTAGAACCTtttgaaagatatatatatatacaccaaccaatcgaatttctagatcaaacctaagagagagaccctataacagtgtgtgtgactctaccctattcctacccttagaccctaatctagtatgtccagaacacagatcgtacttaccattgatctagtgatttggaacatacacaagtgtatccctaagtctaagctgtaagcattcggccgacaaaaccgaggtatagcaaaccctagtgtctgtgtgattggccccctcctcatcgccacgtaggcacggtggatgagaatagaccgccctagcatgtcTATAGGTAATCAGCACACTAGCACACACACCCGTACCAGTCACATGGGATACCCCGCCATGACTAAAACTTTATCTGTGTTTGTTACCAATCATGACAGAAGCTCTCCCGTGACCAGCACTAGCATGAGCCAGAGcaccgaaatatatataaatatatttaatacgagacctagcctcaattactgcagacttcagtgagccgagattactctcaatggcacgcacgtgatgccctcacattcatctaacagctggactttgagactaaggagagtatgctcgcctcttatgttggtaaagaagagacgccaagtcctctcaacttggagcaaaagacttctaaacagctgcaGTTTGTCACCGTTAGGGAGCAGCTGAttagatggacaaactgttagtccaaacagtgatctggctttataaaataacaaactaacctcatagaaaggtaataaaataacaaaattagattttactaacaaaaactcacaatatagtaacacagataaggaagtaaagaatctccaccatagcctaagcttagctttacgacaacattgtccccgcaatgccaaacatagacacaatttacaagtttaaatttaccaggataattcccagcaaacacaaacaaatagaaggaatagtagagaaactttACTTACTCAAAGCCAGAGATACCGCCAGTCCGATGGTTAAAGAATGAATGCCCATCCTCCGTACTTTACGGCccttttatatactttattagcgacataacagcgacataacggcgactagcgacataacagcgacatattggcgactagcgacataatagcgacatattggcgacataacggcgacataacagcgacataatagcgacatatcggcgacataatagtgacataacggcgacatagtagcgacataacggcgacatagtagcgacataacggcgacatagtagcgacataacggcgacatagtagcgacataacggcgacatagtagcgacataacggcgacatagtagcgacataacggcgacatagtagcgacataacggcgacatagtagcgacataacggcgacatagtagcgacataacggcgacatagtagcgacataacggcgacatagtagcgacataacggcgacatagtaacgacataacggcgacataatagcgacatagtagcgacataacggcgacatagtagcgacacaacggcgacatagtagcgacatattggcgacataatagcgacacaatgTTTTTTACGCACACAACGACAGGATTCGCTTGgtagtcagtttaagtagaccaaaaaaatgataaaatgaaacgtttcaaaacctatcaagcatgaatatgctaacattattatttaacttcaggtattatagttttgttttctgaaaataacgtctgtattgtaatattttacgtttattattaagttagtaactcaatgttctttattacaccaataattatgcatttattctgggttaacttcaattgattattatcattcttcgcagcattttaaaataataaaaaaatgaaaatttactgagtgttatgtatttaatcgAAATCACAAATGGTAAAATACGGAAACGTGTCCTTCAAgttgtaattgttagaatacggaGTGAAATCATGAATGAAAGATGCAAACGAAGAGTActgtagtttttaattattttctatgtgttttaatataaaaccaaggccaatattacgaaataggcatatggctagtcacaGTACTTACTATTTAGATTTACTTAATTACCTTTTTTCACGAAGATTATGTTACTTGTTGTAGATCTCTTTAGTGTTCTTCTGATTTACACGTCTTCCAGTTATATTTACAAGGACAAAGAAAAGATATCTACATAAATACGGGGTTTTATACGTCCgcctattttaaattttgaccTAAACAGATGACATTTATTTGACAGATGACATATACATTCCTTTACACGTTTATGACTATCACACCTATCACATAATCAAACTAAATAGTTTCTTAGAGATGGAACTTctgtaacaaaattaaagtaatgtacataattatttacctttATTTTACCTTGCTTTAAGTGCGTCCAAACCAAAGATTACAATACTCACTATATACTTCACTCATTGGTGCGTCCTACGTTGATCGCATAATGTTTGATAATGAACAGACTTAAATAAAGCTGCCTAATGACAGGAAATCTAGCCCATAGACAATTTAACGCATCTCCGAGACATTTTGTAATTGAATTGAAGCATTTTTGACAATAGATCTAACGGATAACGAGGATAACGGTATGTATTCCAGTCTGAAtccacataaataataaatatcagtgCGGGCTTTGCGGCGTGCCAAAAGTATTTATCTAATAACAAATGATTAAAGTAAAGTTATAAAGCAAAAAAGGCAATCCAATCAAACATTGTTGGATCAAAATTTTCCTTGTATTTTTCTCAACGCAGCGGCATAACATGTAATTAACTACATTAACGTTAACCGAGAGCAAAAAACCAATTTTCTAGATCCCGAACCCACAATTACTTATTGTTAGAacagttatatatatagttagatgtttttttttttcagaggacCATGTCGAGGCAAAAGCATTTTTGTTGTGACGACGAAACCGGCGAGATTATAACTTACCTCGTTAATGACGAGACTGGCGAGCCGACGCCATCTTCGTCTTCCGTCGTGCTCGGGCCGCGCGCGGCCGTACCTCCAACCGAGATCATAAAGTTTCCTAAGGGATACATGAGTAAGACGAAAAAATTCCAAGCGTTAAAAGAGAATATCATCAGAGGTTCAAACGTGTTTAGTCCGAGGTTGCTTCTGATACCGCTGGCGGCAGTTTTTCCAGCAGTTCTGATCATGTTACTGATGATGGCCGAAGTTTTTATACACGTCTGCTGCCACAAACAGAACAAGTCACTGAAGGACACAAGCCTGTACTACCGCAGTCCACTCCACATGGTTACGAGCATCTTCTGTGGCATGTGCCGGGAGGACGAGATGTCTTCCAAGATTGGGCAGCTGCAGGACCAAAGGAGGTGCCGCTATGGTTACTTTCAGGGAAtaactatttaataattttagatatttaCAATCATCATTGCTCTCAATTGGGTTATGCCAGAAAAACTAAGCCCCAGTTTATATGTTTTCATATTGGATATGCGTAGGAAGCTTATATAACTCTTACTCAAACCAGGTGGTAACACAATAGGGCATAAATCAACATGGTGGTTAgaatctacaaaaaatattgtttgtagTACTATGTCTACGTTTAGCTATTTAGGATATGGATATAAAGGGGGAGGAGTAAGGTCTGTCACAAAGGATAATATATATTACTAGCCATAATGATGCTGACAGATATCTTATAGTATAACTCTCACCACACAcatcaataattattattatagcttatttatgtaattttacatttcaaatgtgTTGTTAGTGATTTAAGAAACAAAatcttaatatatatgtatgtatatattagttagtttactagtttttttattttttttattacactgATCCTGTtagggtaaaagcctcctcgaTTCCCTTCCACTTCTCTCTATCTTTAGCTTTCTCCATCCAATCCTTACCAGCTATTTTGGTGACATCATCAGCCCACCTTTTATAAGGtctttttttaatcaatttttaaGGAATGGGGTTTCGCCACGCACGTGACGATGTCACCCCTGTATTGAAATCTACAAAATCACCTCTACtactacattatttttaaatataaattgcacATCATCTGATAAAGGCGATGCCAGGAAGATGTTGCAACTACCCATGTTATTAGAATTGTGCCATGCCATATCACTCCTCAGCGCTTCGTTGCGGACACACTCCATCAAAACATGGTGGACATCTTCTACTTTGTTACACTCTCAGCAGTTTGGTGACACAGCTAATTTCATAAGGTGCTTGAATTTGTTCGATGGAATATGTCCGGAACGAAGCCTGAGGAGTGCTACTACCCGTTTCCTGCTTAGCCTTTTGTCAAACCATGGGACATGAGGAGGCTGACATTGAACTGTTCTGTACCAGATTCCTTTAGTAAGTGATCGCTCATCAAAATACTCCTTCCAAACCTGCCTGCACCTCCTGACTTTACCCAGTACTTCGCTGTGTACTGGTAAACAACGGTATGGAATACCGTCCGATATTGCAAGTTTTGCTGCTCGGTCGGTCTTCTCCCTTCTGGTCCCTTCCATTTCGTTGTTTGTATCGTCCATCTTTTGTCATTATATCTAGATATGTGGCCAGACCGTTGCCATTTTAGGTGCATGGCATGTTGCAGGGCGTAAACAATCATGGTTTTCTTCCTAATTTCCTCAGTCACATCaacaataccaaaatatatatcgctgtctgtctagctcctacattgtgagagagacaaaatatatcgtaatatatcAAGCTATATATCGCAGGGTATCTTAAGATACTttgctataagatatctgtGACGGGCTTAAGATTATAAAAGATGCTCTCCTTTTGAATACCAGAACTGGCCAATATGCTGAAGAAActcatatattatattcataatttgtattgatcatacattgcacatacattattttacatGAGTTGAGTATGTTTATTTTGTCATATACATTGTTTTATATGAGTTTCTTTTCTTGAGCTTAATTTGAATCTCATGAAATGTTGATAGATACtccttacttttttatattttggctATAGCTTGGTAACTCGTGGTGCTGTATctatttatacataaattattttatatgttctcAGTGGATCCTACCATTGCCGCATCGTCATGATGCCGGCTGTCTATTGCAATACACCATGCGAGCGcgaatagccgggtccacactgagCTGACTGACGagcgtctacactggccgttttgtgcgtgaggaaattgcctcttGAGTATGCTTGCTCAGTGTGGACCCGGGTAATGTCATCAAACTGTTTTCTAATACCATAAATAAGGTTCATGAGTTAAATATGTAAGCGCAGCCTCGTAAAAACGAATCGAGTTTACACTCAAAAGACTAGTTCCTACAAATACTAGtggtaagcagtcgccgtagcctTCAAACTGTAGAGCCGCTGAAGCTTGttatcaactttaaaaaaattaaccctttgaccgcagACATTCTCAGACGCGCACGGTTTCTTTAATACATTTTACGTAATATACGATGGCGCGTTATGAATAGGCTTgtcgttcaaagggttaaaatctTTTAATAATTCTCCTTAATATGTCTAGAATTTCTCAAGTAGGTTAAGATAGATTGTAATATGGTGATGGGAACAATTCGAATACCTAATATAAGTAAACAATTGTATTGGCAGCCATACATGCATGGgcgaatttatttttacaccgaCAATTCGCGTTTCTGGCGTTATCTTGAATTACCAAGAAATCACGTTTCCGATTGGAATAATTGTTTAAATAAGTCTAACATAAAATGTGGTAttattgatgatcaaacgaacttcttgaagtgaagttcgatcgatattatatgagtcacttcatttgaagatataattttatattaaccatgtagtttccctattgtacagatagcatcgcacacctttaagagtaactattttgattaaaactgtggaaaccaatttccgcccacttccgcttactggttacctgcgtgcggcgaccgctgcgctcttcattattTTAGAGAAGGCaggaaccaaaacttatatccgGGCTCTTGGGTGGGTGggaccttatattatatcttcaaatgaagtgactcatataatatcgatcgaacttcacttcaagaagttcgtttgatcatcaattatatttcgtcacttcatttttcagatataattttatattaaccatgtagatgtttagagatataagttttggttgaaataaGCCGAAAGCTTTGGCTGTCTGAGTATCTGGTTTAAGTTAAGACGTTCCTCCTAACTCGCACATGGACGCCGGGACGTCCCAAAGAGAGAAAAAAACTTCCCAATTTATATGCCATGCCAATGACCgcaggattttattttatttactgtacgttacgtatacaccgtactaacattagaaatatattattaaaaaacatcatagtgagacactaaaaacatatatctatcttagtccgaagtaaaataagtcattcgggtgaaaattatttgttaatgttaaccatggtgataaaccgaaatatttagtatttttatttattttttatttatctgaaCTACTGTATTTGCAGTTAGGCCGTTACTCATATAAAGTATCCTTGGTATGAGATATTCATATTATAGTTTAATGGttcaaattattagattataagtTAATCGCCATCTATATATggctagaatttatttattttcaggtgctaaagatttattttgatcagaatttatttattttcaatttctagagatttattttcatcagttgtattaagttagtgtcccaaatataccatattttgatgttttgagttatattatttaaaatcgtatttcagtcgtttaactttaaccaattctataataaaagaaaacgatCTGATGAtccttttttatgaaaacacatgatactattttaattgactgctaaagaaatccagaagtatggtaaatgaaactgaaccaaaattaaatcaatgcttTAGCGAACAACTGTGTAATGGGTTGTGTTTTAAGCCATCAAGTAATTGAAGTTATTATCACTGTATCGAACGCAGAGTAGCCCACCTGCGTAGACTGCAGACCAAGTTCAGGACATAATATGTGTACACAAGTATACTGTGGCAATTGAGTTATGAAGCCTTGTTTAAAAGCACAAagaaagtttaggtatgtaggttcaaaataaaaagtacatattaggtatgtacacatgatacatatatatatatatatatatatattaatacaccttttaggatatcaaaacaaagcctaataatcccgtttcaatttgttgttcacaatgaaacataattcactaagattctatacactttgtggtctactttacattcagtttaattcgatttcaaaaagtagaattaattcataaaacgtCAATTTATGAATGTATGAAAGTTCACTAGCGGTCCTTGTCCGCGATACGGAATTAAAGAAGACAGGCGGTACTACTATTGATATCAACTTCAGACTCGTCTAAgagtaataataactaaaataagacgTAATTTATGTCAACGATACAACCCAGCGTTACCTCCAGACAGGGTAGGATACGTTGTATTCATTGAGCAGATGGCGACAATGAGAAAATTCAGTTATTAGGCTCATGCACACGCATGTCGGCTTACAGCAGATCCTGCTGAACGAATAGTGACACAACGAGTCTTTGTAGATACAAAGACTCACGCGGCCTAgcgcgttttaagatttttaatttaaaaataatagtttttttattttattttctccaaaacgtgtctaacgtcattaaaatgcattaaaatctctgatctattcaagaagaaatatattttggattttgtcAAATGCAAAAATCCATCATGTTcttgaaatataagaaatataatatatgaacgTGCATAAATCCATATGCTTTCGGTtaagatatgaaaaaataaatttataaggctactataactactactcaactttcgaagttatttcttatataacat
This Cydia pomonella isolate Wapato2018A unplaced genomic scaffold, ilCydPomo1 PGA_scaffold_46, whole genome shotgun sequence DNA region includes the following protein-coding sequences:
- the LOC133534044 gene encoding uncharacterized protein LOC133534044; translation: MSRQKHFCCDDETGEIITYLVNDETGEPTPSSSSVVLGPRAAVPPTEIIKFPKGYMSKTKKFQALKENIIRGSNVFSPRLLLIPLAAVFPAVLIMLLMMAEVFIHVCCHKQNKSLKDTSLYYRSPLHMVTSIFCGMCREDEMSSKIGQLQDQRRCRYGYFQGITI